The Niastella koreensis GR20-10 genome includes a window with the following:
- a CDS encoding glycoside hydrolase family 38 C-terminal domain-containing protein: MKRSLFYIFLFIALKGTAQTAWFIDGYHGGIYGHLPAWQTKFMVEKLAQYPDWKLNLELEPVSWDSIAVQDPINYKAFQQLMTDQSVNGRIEYVNPAYGQAYMYNISGECIIRQLYYGMKKLRQHFPDIQFNTYSSEEPCFTSALPQLLKSYGFKYASLKNPNTCWGGYTRAFGGELVNWTGPDGSSILTSPRYAIEAFKPHSIWETIASGNSKEYVQQAFAYGIKHPVGMCLQDAGWSFGPWLRGGNETGANGVYAPTKYVTWKGYFQNISNGKADKDWRFTQEDVLVGLMWGAQVLQRIAQRVRHSENNIIQAEKLAAMSAAWKGTTWPENSFSAAWSTLLLSQHHDCWIVPYNGKPGDTWADKVVRWTGFTNHLTDSITQSATQQLAGKAGEYVRVFNTTAVERDELVRYGDQLFRAKVPAMGYASYKLNALPSVKGASVTKLNNGMYQVETDLYRLLIDPAKGGAITSWIAKQSGNKELVEKGKGINELRGNFYKNGGMQSSADKAAAIEVLENGPAEVKLAINGSIAGNSFTQTLTVQQAEPRVDFQLKIDWKDNPAIGEYYDEPKDTQVRKAYYDDRFKLLTLFPVNLAAQKIVKNAPFDVTQSKLTNTFYNRWDSIKNNVLLNWVDVQDGNGEYGLALFSDHTTSYAHGENFPLGLTIQYSGNGIFYRNYTLDGPTEIHYALLPHKGTWEAAGLWAEANKWNEPLIATAAADEGQRSLLQTDRGVEVSSITHDGHAMLVRLFNATAKSPVIKVFVGFIAKSAVQVELDGRQIKTLPIHTDKTGRSWVELPIPQFGIRTIKFEHV, from the coding sequence ATGAAGCGATCACTGTTTTATATCTTCCTGTTTATTGCGTTGAAGGGTACCGCGCAAACAGCCTGGTTTATCGATGGCTATCACGGCGGCATCTACGGACATCTGCCCGCCTGGCAAACCAAGTTCATGGTGGAGAAGCTGGCGCAATATCCCGATTGGAAATTGAACCTGGAACTGGAACCTGTATCGTGGGACAGTATTGCGGTGCAGGATCCAATAAATTATAAAGCCTTTCAACAATTGATGACTGATCAATCGGTCAATGGCCGGATTGAATATGTGAACCCGGCTTACGGCCAGGCGTATATGTACAATATTTCCGGCGAATGTATTATCAGGCAGTTGTATTACGGCATGAAAAAACTGCGGCAGCATTTTCCAGACATACAGTTTAATACCTATTCATCGGAGGAGCCTTGTTTCACCAGTGCCTTGCCACAACTATTAAAATCCTATGGATTTAAATATGCTTCACTCAAGAATCCAAACACCTGTTGGGGCGGGTATACCCGCGCCTTTGGCGGTGAACTGGTGAACTGGACCGGCCCCGATGGAAGCTCCATACTTACCTCGCCGAGGTATGCCATAGAAGCTTTCAAACCACATTCCATTTGGGAAACCATTGCCTCGGGCAATAGTAAGGAGTATGTACAACAGGCATTTGCTTATGGTATTAAACATCCCGTCGGTATGTGTTTGCAGGACGCCGGCTGGAGTTTTGGTCCCTGGTTGCGGGGTGGCAATGAAACCGGCGCCAACGGCGTGTATGCCCCAACGAAGTATGTTACATGGAAAGGATACTTTCAAAATATATCAAACGGAAAGGCCGATAAAGACTGGCGCTTCACCCAGGAAGACGTCCTCGTAGGCCTTATGTGGGGCGCGCAGGTATTACAACGAATAGCACAGCGTGTACGCCATTCGGAGAACAACATCATCCAGGCAGAAAAGCTGGCCGCGATGTCGGCAGCATGGAAAGGAACCACCTGGCCGGAGAACAGCTTCTCCGCCGCCTGGAGCACCTTGCTATTGTCGCAACACCACGATTGCTGGATTGTTCCATACAATGGAAAACCCGGCGATACGTGGGCTGATAAAGTGGTTAGGTGGACGGGTTTCACAAATCACCTCACCGACAGCATCACCCAAAGCGCTACGCAGCAATTGGCAGGCAAGGCAGGTGAATATGTGCGCGTGTTCAATACCACCGCTGTTGAGCGCGATGAGTTGGTGCGGTATGGCGATCAGTTGTTCCGCGCAAAAGTACCGGCGATGGGCTATGCAAGCTACAAGTTGAATGCATTGCCATCGGTAAAAGGCGCTTCCGTAACAAAATTGAATAATGGAATGTACCAGGTAGAAACGGATCTGTATCGACTATTGATAGACCCGGCAAAAGGCGGGGCCATCACCAGTTGGATCGCGAAACAATCTGGTAACAAAGAGTTAGTGGAAAAAGGAAAGGGCATCAACGAACTACGTGGTAACTTTTACAAAAACGGCGGCATGCAATCCAGCGCCGATAAAGCAGCTGCAATAGAAGTGCTGGAAAACGGACCTGCCGAAGTAAAACTGGCCATCAACGGCAGCATCGCCGGTAATTCCTTTACCCAAACGTTGACTGTTCAGCAAGCCGAACCCCGGGTAGACTTCCAATTAAAAATAGACTGGAAAGATAATCCAGCGATCGGCGAATATTATGATGAACCAAAAGATACCCAGGTAAGAAAAGCATATTACGACGACCGGTTCAAACTGCTGACCCTGTTTCCCGTAAACCTGGCAGCACAAAAGATAGTGAAGAACGCACCCTTTGATGTAACCCAAAGCAAACTCACCAATACGTTTTACAATCGCTGGGACAGCATCAAGAACAACGTGCTGTTGAACTGGGTGGATGTACAGGATGGGAATGGGGAGTACGGCCTGGCCCTGTTCAGCGATCATACCACCAGCTATGCACATGGAGAAAACTTCCCGCTTGGTTTAACCATCCAATATTCAGGCAACGGTATCTTCTACCGCAATTATACCCTCGACGGACCTACAGAGATCCATTACGCATTACTACCGCACAAGGGTACCTGGGAGGCAGCCGGGTTGTGGGCAGAAGCCAACAAATGGAACGAACCATTGATAGCAACTGCTGCCGCTGATGAAGGGCAACGCTCTTTGCTGCAAACAGACAGGGGAGTGGAAGTATCTTCCATTACCCATGACGGCCATGCTATGCTGGTCCGGCTCTTTAATGCAACTGCAAAAAGCCCGGTGATAAAAGTGTTCGTAGGCTTCATTGCCAAAAGCGCTGTACAGGTAGAACTGGATGGCCGGCAAATAAAAACATTACCTATTCATACCGATAAAACCGGGCGAAGCTGGGTGGAATTACCCATCCCGCAATTTGGAATAAGAACCATAAAATTTGAACATGTATAA